DNA sequence from the Suricata suricatta isolate VVHF042 chromosome 5, meerkat_22Aug2017_6uvM2_HiC, whole genome shotgun sequence genome:
TGTAAAATGGGATTGCAAGATGAGAAGTCCCTATTAGCCATATGAGAAATGGGGATTAGATGCttttcaggcagagaaaagaacCCAATGCCATGTCTTGAAGGTGAGAAAGagattgttgaattttaagtgCTAAAGAGGAAGTATGTGTAACTTGAATTTAATGAGTAATGGATGAGTAGCCCAGGATGAGGTTGATGAGCTAGGCAAGGGCCATATCTTGCAAGACTTTCTAGCCCCCTGTAACATGTTCATTCATGCTTCCCTACacccccccacccatccccagcTTTAGAACTACAGACGTAGAATAGGTTGGTTTGCAGTGCCAGGTGGGATCCAAATCCTGAAGGGTTCTTTAAGGTTATGCTGAAGAGTTTGGCCTTTGTCTGAGATGATGAGAAGTTGTTAATGTTTTGCTAAGCAGTGGCATAACCTCAGAACGACGTGTTTGGAATATTAATACTAACAATGTACGACAGTTTGACCAAAAGCAAGCAGACCAGGCCACTTGAGCTGTGTTACAGGCTTCTATTTggtattaaaaaacagaaaggatgACTGTTTTGAGGCTTCTGAAAGACCCCATAGAATGTGAAAACTTGGGGGCTAACGAAGTGATTTGTGGTGGGGAGAACATTATAAATGGAGCTACCACAATGGATTGGTTGGTTTTTGGAACAAGATAATTTAAGAAGCTGAGACATGCAGAGTGACTAAAAGACTAGTAGGTAGCTGGAAATGTATGGCACAGAAATGCCGGGGCAGATTGGGCTAGAAGTTGGGGAATTGACCTCTCCATATACAAGGGAACGGGGAGGGTGTGTGCCTTAAAGTCATCTGCATGCAGTTCTTACCTGAGACCTCAGGTCTGCGTGTTTTTGAAGTCTACAGGCTGTTCTGATGGGACATTTGGGGTTAAGTCCACCCTGTCAGAGTGAATAGTACAGGGAGGGAATGAAGTCTGTGAAGGAGAGAAGGTAGAGGGGAATCTAGACAGCAGATACTGAGCATCAGCCTTGTGCATCTTCGTTAGTAGCCGGAGCTGCTGCAAGGAAGGTACCAGATAGGGACCATGCCGGTCTCATAGGGGAGGGAGACTTAATTTTGTAAGAGGCCTGAAAAGGGGcaccggctggctcagtcagtagagcatgcgactcttgatctctgggtcacgAGTTCAGACCCCACACTGTatgtggagcctacctaaaatgaaaaataaaacagacctgAAGAGATGAACAAGGAGACAAGGGAAAGTATCTCCCTACCTTCAGAAGTGACAGAGATGATCTCTCTTCAGTAGGAGAGAGACGGGTGAGATTAAGCCAGTGAGGACTTGACGTTCCATTTAGATTCCTCCACCAGTACCCTTCCTTAGGGTCCTGCATGGTGGAAGGCTGTGAACCGTTGGGCCACATGTTATGGAGTCCGTAATTTTCATACAGTTCCTGGGAATACACTGGAGTTCCAATACCTTTTAAAATTGATCCTCCTCAAGTCTTTGCTCAGATGCCACAGTGAGGTGATCTTATTACCCTACTTGAAATTGTGTAGTgcactgccccccgccccgcaaCTTGTGTTGGTTTTTTCCATAGCCCTTAACACCATCTGCAGTAGTTTCAGTTTATTAGTTGTCTGATTGTTTATTGTCTGCCTCCAGCTAGACCATGAGCTCTATGAGAGTAGGGGCCATAGAATCTTTTGCTCACTGGCACAGCTCCAGCTCAAAATGGTCTGATATTAGGTGGATGTTTTTGAGATGACTGAATGGATGTAAGTAAAATTACGTAAGGAGGACTGTGGAGATGGAGAAGCTTATTCACATCTTGGGAAGGAACAGAAGTTATCACTGGTTGAGGTGAATTGGAAAAGAATGGGAAACTGAGCACCATCctagcaaatgaaaagaaataaaggactcAGGGGGATAAGTTTTGGCAATGAAAAGGGACACCCTATAAGACTAGAAAAGACGGTGCTGATAGGAATTGCCAGGTCATGGCCATTGCCTTAGATCTTTTTTCATATTGTAGGTGGAATGCAAGCTTTAGGGCTTCACCTGACGGATCCAAGTCAGCGTCTTGTTCAGAACTGTCTTTGGACTCTTAGGAATCTATCAGATGCCGCAACTAAACAGGTAAATTTTGAACATGCCAGTGCCTTGGTGATAGAATGAAGATGAGTATGTACTGAGCGTTTGTTCTTATGTCCGTAGGAAGGGATGGAAGGTCTTCTGGGGACCCTTGTACAGCTTCTGGGCTCGGATGATATAAATGTGGTCACCTGTGCAGCTGGAATTCTCTCTAATCTCACTTGCAATAATTATAAGAATAAGATGATGGTCTGCCAAGTGGGTGGTATAGAGGCCCTTGTGCGTACTGTCCTTCGTGCTGGTGACAGGGAGGACATCACCGAGCCTGCCATCTGTGCTCTTCGTCATCTGACCAGCCGACACCAGGAAGCAGAGATGGCCCAGAATGCTGTTCGCCTTCACTATGGACTGCCAGTTGTGGTTAAACTCCTGCACCCACCATCCCACTGGCCTCTGATAAAGGTAAATTGTCAGTTAGAATAGAAGGTTGTAGAATTGAACATGAACTACCTCTACCTCTTGGATGGTTCCCTAGGCATGAGGGATTCACAAGCACGAGTCCTGTCCTTAGTGAATAGGACATGTGGGCTGCGGCGGGCTTCCGCAGTGGTGAGGTCTGTGCTGCTCTCAAGTGTTACCCATAGATCCAGTGCGGTGGGAATTTTAGgctaagaaaatgattttgttgAGTTACATGCtggctcttttttcttccttcttatctACAGGCTACCGTTGGATTGATTCGAAATCTTGCCCTTTGTCCAGCAAATCATGCACCTCTGCGTGAGCAGGGTGCCATTCCACGACTAGTTCAGTTGCTGGTTCGTGCCCATCAAGACACCCAGCGCCGGACGTCTATGGGCGGGACGCAGCAGCAGTTTGTGGTAGGCAGATCTTCGCGGTGCCCCTGGCTATTTAGAAAGAGTGCATAAAATCCTAGGATCCTGAACTTCTTTGCTCATTGGTTCCCTCCATCTTCCCTCCTGAGGGGCTGTTGgctaatgatttaaaaaaaactgatgtgTTCCTGTGGCTGCAGAGAAGACCAGGAATAATGTGGCCCCCAGTGATGTTGCCTTTGACCTCTCCTTTGCTTCTGAAGTCCTACAAAGGGAGCATGGTGCGGTGTCCTCCTGTGGGGTTAGGCACTTCTGCGAGGTTGTCATTTAATGCATAGAAAGGTTTATCTTTCTAGGAAGGAGCAGAACCATAATTCGAATCCAAGTCTATCTGATTTCAGAGCCTCTTACTCGCCATCATAACCCGAGTTTTGCCTGTACATATTTAACGTATCTTTTACTGCCTCTGCCAGGGATGGTTTAAACTGTTTCCGCAGTCCTAAGAATACTAACAGATTTCAAGAATAAGTAGCAGCATTTCTGGACTCTTTACCCATAAAGCTCTTATCCATAAGCTCAGCCTAACGTTTTTGATGTCAGGGTTGCAGCCTTTAGAAACTAGCTTTGCTACAAGCATCTAGAGACACTGTATGTAGAATTTATTCCtcagaatgtattttaaaattcagacctTCAAAGAGCTTTCTCTTATTTAATTAGGTTACTTTAGAAAACAGGAGCCTTCCAGAACAGATTGGGGGAATCTCTCACTGGGAGGGCTGATGTGTATGCGCTCTTTACCGGGCTTCAGCTTCTCCATTCATTCCTTCGGGTACCGGCCTGTCTCCATGGGGTGGCTCAAAAGAATACAAAAGGGCacctcttattttttaagtttttatcttgaggaaGAAAGgagtatttgtgtttttataaaaatcaaattgttCATAAAAGCCGGTAAAAGCAGAATCataaccttttttaaaactcGGAAACCGGGAAAGCAGACAGCACTTAGGTTTTGCGCAGGCCCACGTCCTCCTTCCGTGGAAGACTGCCGGTCAGCTCGTCTCCGCGGTGGTGAGGGCTGGGTTTCCCCCCTGACAGCTCAGTAGGGTTTTCGCGCTTGGTGATAAAGTTTGCTAGGTTTTCACAGAATACACATAGATCTGCAGACATGGAGCTTGTGGAGGAAAAGCATTAGTCAGTCTGCACATTACTTTCCCATCTTTGcgtatcttttttctgtttcctatcATCTTCCTTTTACCTGAAGTAGGTGACTTTGACCGGCAGAGGACACGGACGCTGTAATTCCTGTGtattgtgtgtgttggggggaggcgTGCAGCTTGAATCAGTGCCATCGTGAGGCCTCCCCTTCGTGACATTCAGCTTCTTGAAATCTTCCTCCATTCCTAAACCAATTGCAAATTCTGGGGAACTTCAGGTGTATAATGTGAATAATTAGTCTAGGAATTGTGACTCGGAACAGAAAGCCTTTCAGGGTTATACACTTTCGAGGTGAGAGTGCCCTGTTTGTTAACCGTGTTCCTCTGGTAGGAGGGGGTCCGCATGGAGGAAATTGTTGAAGGTTGTACCGGAGCCCTTCATATCCTAGCTCGGGATGTCCACAACCGAATCGTTATCAGAGGACTAAATACCATCCCGTTGTTTGTGCAGGTATGCTGGTTTTATGGGAGGCATTCTAGATTTTATGCATCCATAAAAATTCAGGAATTTAATGTTAagcaaaatttcagaaaattaggGACCAAGTTAGCGGCAATTTTTCATCAGTCTCCAGTGATAAAATGACAACACCCTGTTCATGGCCCTGCCAGAGCATGACGGATGGAGTCTCCGTGTGTAGTGTCCTTTTAGCtgagtctgttttattttatcagaAGTCCCTTCACTTTTCTTGGGCACTGGGAGAAACCGTGGGACTAGAGCCTGAGGAAGGGCGATCCGTCACACGCCACTTTCGGGGTGCGGAGGTTTGGAGGGAGGAGAGCTGGTCAGGCCGCCAGCCACCTCCTGCTTTGTCCAATCTGTAGAAGAGTTTGTGGTTGAAAATGTTCCAGAAATCCAGGGCTCCAGAGCAACTGTCTGAGAACCTAAAGTTAGAGACTGTGATTTAACACCAATAGTGTAAATGCTGTCCTGTCTCTGAATTGGGAATATTTGCCCGACAGTGGGGTGCTCGCCCTGTTTTTTCTTTGGGTTTAGTTAGGCTTTGTGTGTGTTTCACCCCAGCTGCTCTATTCGCCCATCGAAAATATCCAGAGAGTGGCTGCAGGGGTCCTCTGCGAACTAGCTCAGGACAAGGAGGCCGCAGAAGCCATTGAGGCGGAGGGGGCCACGGCGCCGCTGACGGAGCTGCTTCACTCTCGGAACGAAGGCGTGGGTAAGTGCCGGCGGCCACAGCCTCTAGCTGGCGCGTGCAGGGAGCCTCGGCTTCTCCTCACTGGCCTGTCTGTCCTCTCCCAGCAACGTACGCAGCTGCCGTCTTGTTCCGGATGTCTGAGGACAAGCCCCAGGATTACAAGAAACGGCTTTCGGTTGAGCTGACCAGTTCTCTCTTCAGAACGGAGCCAATGGCTTGGAATGAGGTAGGCCACGTGGACATGATTATTTGGGAGTGGGTGGCTGTCCCTCCAAACACTCGTGCACATCTGTGTGCATTGATTGTGTCCTTGGCTTGAATATTGGTCCTTCCTGCTGCCTTAGCAGCTGCTGTGCGGAAGAAGCGCAGCTCGAAGCAGCCGGCTCAGGATCGACCGTTTGTGCTGCTGCTCAGCGTTAGAGTTCGTGAGGGGGATGGAGGAAGAGATTACCAGGTTCAAGCATCTTATTCAAAAgggaatattttcccttttaaggAAAGAGGCACTCTCTTAAACACTGTAGTTGGAGgttaatttattctttctgtgAATTTGTCTTCTGTATTCAGCTTCATTACAGAGTTCTTAAAACATTAGAACCGCACTAAAAGTTCATTCAGTGATGTTACGTTTCCAGTCATACAGTGGATTATAAGAATGGAAAGAGAGCCTGTAGATTGTTAggttaaaacagagaaaaaagcagaTTGTCAAACAGGGAGTCATTTGTTCGTTGGGCTTTTAATGGGCAGTCTTAACATGTTCCAGCTTGGGCTGACCTTCCCCAAACCTGTTCCTCTCATTGTCGCCTTCCAGCTGCTCAGGGTAGAACGCTTCTTTCGTCTGACATGCCCTGTTTGTCAGAAACTCCTGGTGGGGGTCGACACTTAGACTATTTTGTTTCCGGTTATATGTGCTTGAAAGAATAAATCAGTGACTGTTTCTAATGCTGTGTGCATGACAAAACATGCTGCTTTAGGTGTTCGCAGTTCATCTTTGAGGGCAGAGCTCGAGCATTTCTGTGAGTCCGTGCTCCTGCGATAATGTGGAAATAAGTGTGTTCTCAAGGTACCAGAGACCACACTTCAGCTCAGAGTTTTCATTTTGCTTCCTTGCCTTGTGCCTGTTTATCTAGACTGCTGACCTTGGACTTGATATTGGTGCCCAGGGAGAGCCCCTTGGATATCGTCAGGATGGTATGTGTCTCCTATTTCCTGATTAACTCCAGGTCGTGTTAAGGTTCCAAAGCTTTATCAGAAGAGCTAGTTTGCTCATCTGGGAAACCAGCGTTGGCATGGAAAGTAGTGGCAGCAGTTAAAGGCACTTCTGAAATTCCAGAGTCAGCGGCAGTGTCTTTCTTGGAGCCTGGGGAATTTTGAGCCACACACCAAGCAGGCGACAGGATCACACTAACAAATAGCCTGCACTGCAGAAGCCCATTAGTAGTGACACATACTGCCGGTTGCCTTTGTACACGCTTCTCTTTGTCGGAGAATCTGTACATCCCTACAGCCCACCCAGGAAGCTAGAGTAGAGGAAACTTTGGCCCCAGGCTCAAATCTGGGGTGGGTCTACATATTCTGTTACTAGGGTTTTCCAGAAACTTCGTTCACATCTGGGTAATGGAGATGGAGCAGGGGGTACACCATGAGTAAATACAGCTCTTGTATTTATAACCTCTGGTTTTTCCTAGTCATTAAACCACTAAAGCTCGTAGGTATCTTAGTTGACAGATCTGTTAACGTCAACCCTTAATGTAAAAGTTTCACTGGAAATAGCAGCTTGGGTTTCcacagtacttctgtatccctggacTTGTCGGCAGATAGATTACATCTGCCAGAGCTcctgcttttgctttcttctcttgcccATGACTTCTTGATCCCTGGGTGGTCACACACGCAGTAGACTGCTGGCTGCCCCCTCTAGGATTTTATGTCTCCGCCTAGGCAAACCCAAAACGTTTGGTGGTAAGCTGATGGTGTGGTTAGAACTTGCTGGTCTGCCTCTGGTGGAAACAGACTTTATAGCCTCGTGGGTGGCCTGGCACCGAGTAATTACTTGGTGAAGAAGCTGGAAGTTGAAGAGGCTAGAAAGGCCTGCTTTCTGACAAGCTCACTGACCTCGAAGGCCCAAGTTTCAGTGTTAGTGTTAATGTCGGTCTCCTCtttccctgtgccccttccccctttTGCTGCCTCCCTGACTCCTGTAGATCCCAGCTACCGGTCCTTTCACTCTGGTGGATACGGCCAGGACGCCTTGGGTATGGACCCCATGATGGAGCATGAGATGGGTGGCCACCACCCCGGTGCTGACTATCCAGTCGATGGGCTGCCGGATCTGGGGCACGCCCAGGACCTCATGGATGGGCTGCCTCCAGGCGACAGCAATCAGCTGGCCTGGTTTGATACTGACCTGTAAATCATCCTTTAggtaagaagttaaaaaaaagccaGTTTGGGTAAAATACTTTTACTCTGCCTACAGAACTTCAGAGAGACTTGGTTGGTAGGGTGGGAGTGCTTTAGGCCTATTTGTAAATCtgccacaaaaacagatacatgctTTGGAAGGAGACGTCTTGGAACATTTGAATGTTCTCAGATTTCTGGTTGTTAAGTGGTCATGTGTGGAAGTTattaactttaatgttttttgcCACAGCTTTGCAACTTAATACTCAAATGAGTAACATTTGCTGTTTTAAACATTAATAGCAGCCTTTCTCTCTTTATACAGCTGTATTGTCTGAACTTGCATTGTGATTGGCCTGTAGAGTTGCTGAGAGGGCTCGAGGGGTGGGCTGGTATCTCAGAAAGTGCCTGACACACTAACCAAGCTGAGTTTCCTATGGGAACAATTGAAGTAAACTTTTTGTTCTGGTCCTTTTTGGTCGAGGAGTAACAATACAAATGGATTTTGGGAGTGACTCAAGAATTGAAGAATGCACAAGAATGGATCACAGGATATGGAATTTATCAAACTCTAGCCTtgcttgttaaatttttttttttaaatatctgtaatgGTACTGACTTTGCTTGCTTTGAAGtagctctttaattttttttgcagtaACTGTTAGTTTTTTAAGTCTCTCGTAGTGTTAAGTTATAGTGAATACTGCTACagcaatttctaatttttaagaattgaGTAATGGTGTAGAACACTAATTCATAATCACTCTAATTGTAATCTGAATAAAGTGTAACATTGTGTAGCCTTTTTgtataaaatagacaaatagaaatgGTCcaattagttttcctttttaatatgcTTAAAATAAGCAGGTGGATCTATTTCATGTTTTTGATCAAAAACTTTATTTGGGATATGTATGGGTAGGGTAAATCAGTAAGAGGTGTTATTTGGAACCTTGTTTTGGACAGTTTACCATTTGCCTTTTATCCCAAAGTTGTTGTAAACCTGCTGTGATACGATGCTTCAAGAGAAAATGCGGTTATAAAAATGGTTCAGAATTAAACTTTTAATTCATTCGACTGTGTCAACCTTTTTTTCCTTGTCATCGAATGGTTTGTGAGGATAGTTTATTTGGTTTCATCCTGAGGAaaacacacacagtgaaataGTGGAGGTTGCAGTGCCAGAGCGCCTCACCCCAGACGGGATTGGGTGCCAAGGTTCTTCACCACTCGGTCTCGGGCTGGACTGCACCAGAAGCCTCAGTTCGGAGGCGTGGGATGCAGTCTTTGGGCTCCACGGAACATCACTGAAAGCCAGATAGGCTCCCCAGCTCCCAGTTATCATCAGATGGTTCCTTCCCATTAAGGTCATAAGAATGAACTATGTGGGTTTGGATTTCCAGCCCCTTCCCACAAACGTGACTCATTGGACGAGGGGAATTCCTTCAGTGCCACTTTGAACTGAAAAGTGAAGACGGTTTAAGTGTTGATGTTTATCTAAACGTAACTGGGGAGACCAGGTGAGCGTATTTCACTTGTGTGCCAGGCAGGCCTGCCGTCCCGGCGGTGGGTCTGGCGGGCGCAGTTCGTCCTGCAGGGCAGGGCCTGTAGACCTGTCAAGGCTTGTGTTTTGGTCTTTAAAGAGCGAAAGTGTTTTGTGCTTAGGGAGAGCTGTTTCTGAGTTACTGTGTATTTTTATCTATGATCATGACTTCGATGAACATGCTCACTTCCCCTTTGTTGAATGCCGTCAAAGCCACCGCGGAGGGAACCCATACCTGGCGAGGCGGTCGGCTTCAGGGTCCTTCCAGTTCGGGACAGAGTCGGCCAGTGTCTCCGGAAGCTCTGTGTATGGTTCCGCAGCAGGggtttcatttaaagaaatttttaaaatcagaaaacatttcCGAACTTTGATTAAAACCATTATAGTTTTGaagttctctttaaaaatgtaaagttaatCTGATTCAGCAAGGTGGTTCTCCAGTGTATTTAGAAGTTCAGAGGGCCAAGAGGAGCCAAGACTGGTGAAGACTGAGGGGAGGGCTTGCTCTGTCAGCGGCCGCGGCCCAAGTGTACGACTAGAGACAGGGATCACTGgcgcagacagacagacagaacacggGAAAAGTGTGATATGCAGACCTAGACCATACTTCAGAGGCGGCGTTGGAGGTCAGTGTGAAAAGGACGGACTTCTTAGTAAAGGTGAGGAACAACCGATGGCCATTTGTTTGTTGaaaatggggggtgggagggggagaatccATGACCAACAGAATACCAAGATTGTAAAGACCAGCAGGATCAGTATTAATGAGTCGTCTTCTGCCTCAAGCGCCGTCACGGCGCCCGGGCCCAGGGCTCTGCCGCACGCGGGAGTGACTGGTCTCGGCCTCGCCCGGCAGGACGCGGGGGTCGCAAGCATAACGTTGAGCGGACACCAGTCCCAGGCGCGTGCTGCAGGACGTCACCGGTGGACTGAGGGCCCGAGCAGCTTTGAGGAAGTCACCCAG
Encoded proteins:
- the CTNNB1 gene encoding catenin beta-1, yielding MATQADLMELDMAMEPDRKAAVSHWQQQSYLDSGIHSGATTTAPSLSGKGNPEEEDVDTTQVLYEWEQGFSQSFTQEQVADIDGQYAMTRAQRVRAAMFPETLDEGMQIPSTQFDAAHPTNVQRLAEPSQMLKHAVVNLINYQDDAELATRAIPELTKLLNDEDQVVVNKAAVMVHQLSKKEASRHAIMRSPQMVSAIVRTMQNTNDVETARCTAGTLHNLSHHREGLLAIFKSGGIPALVKMLGSPVDSVLFYAITTLHNLLLHQEGAKMAVRLAGGLQKMVALLNKTNVKFLAITTDCLQILAYGNQESKLIILASGGPQALVNIMRTYTYEKLLWTTSRVLKVLSVCSSNKPAIVEAGGMQALGLHLTDPSQRLVQNCLWTLRNLSDAATKQEGMEGLLGTLVQLLGSDDINVVTCAAGILSNLTCNNYKNKMMVCQVGGIEALVRTVLRAGDREDITEPAICALRHLTSRHQEAEMAQNAVRLHYGLPVVVKLLHPPSHWPLIKATVGLIRNLALCPANHAPLREQGAIPRLVQLLVRAHQDTQRRTSMGGTQQQFVEGVRMEEIVEGCTGALHILARDVHNRIVIRGLNTIPLFVQLLYSPIENIQRVAAGVLCELAQDKEAAEAIEAEGATAPLTELLHSRNEGVATYAAAVLFRMSEDKPQDYKKRLSVELTSSLFRTEPMAWNETADLGLDIGAQGEPLGYRQDDPSYRSFHSGGYGQDALGMDPMMEHEMGGHHPGADYPVDGLPDLGHAQDLMDGLPPGDSNQLAWFDTDL